In the genome of Helicovermis profundi, the window ACACTTCTTCTAAAACTAAAATTTTATCCTCTGATTTTATTAACGCTTTAACTGTATTTCTAATTGATTTCTTTATATAATCGAAAGTTATTATATCTGATTCAAAAAAACGTTCTTGAAACTCGGTTAGTGCTTGTATCTGCTCTTTACTATAGCTATTCAATTCCTTTGCTAGTACTAGTTTATCTTCATTATCATTTTTACGATTAATTATTCCAATTACTTTTCCCTCATACTCAGATAGTGGTTCGAATTCACCTAAAATATACGCATCAATTCCTTCACCATCTCCTGCAATCGTTCCTTCAATATATCCGTAATTTATTGGATAAAACAAATCATATTTTGGATGCTTTGACCCCAATGGTCTATCAATTTTTATCTTTACAGTTTGTCCTAAATATTTATTCATAATATTCCCTTTCTCAACATTTACTTCGCTCTGATTTTTGCATAACGTTCCCGCAGTTTCCGTCGTGTCCCCTCTTTGCTTCGATTCGTTTTTTAAAATCAATATCTAAGCAATTCAATTTCTCTTTAATCACTAAGGATATGAAGGGAACTGGCGTGTTATGTGCCGGTTTCAAAACTTCCATTAACTTTGTTTAACCATTCTATTCTCCTGATTGGTTTGAATAATTCCTAATACTCATTCCAGTATTTTCCCTCATATCAAATCTTTCATAAAAAGATATCTTGTCTTTATCACAAATTAAATCAATCATATATAATTTTTCTAGACTCTCTAACATTAAATTTACTAATTTACTTCCAATGCCTTGACCTTGGTAATCTGGTAGCACTTCTAACAATGGTATATATCCCGATATAAATCCGTCAGTTATTGCATATATAAATCCAACAACTCTTTGCTCTTTGTCATCTATCGCCAACCATGTGTAATTGCTATTTAACAATATTTTTTTAAGCATTTTTCCACTAGGTGGTTTTGGCCAACCTACAAAAAATCCATTGTACTCATATTTTTCGATGTTCTCTTTACTATTTACGTACTTAATCATTTAAATTTTCCTCACGATATAATTTTTAAACAAACACTCCCTAGGGTTTTGAATCTGTCACATAACGTTCCCGCAGTTACCGTCGTATCCTATTTTTGCTTCGTTTTATTTTTAAAAATCCACATCCAAGTAATTCAACATCTCTTTAGTCGCAAGGGATATGATGGGAACTGGCGTGTTATGTGCCGGTACTACATGTTTTAAAAATAATTTTTTTTTTCAATTCTTTATAAATATTCGCCCTAATAAGATATTTTTCGCGAGCAATTACTTCACTTTTTAAATACAAAGTTGACGCGTCGCATCTAAAACCCTCAGCTCAAGCCTAAATATCTTTCGTGAACATTTACTCCACTTTCTTAATTATAAAATGGCGCGTCGCATTTAAAACCTTCAACCAAAACCAAATTGTCTTTCGCGAACAATTGCTCCACTTTCTAAATACAAAGTTAGCGCGTCGCATTTAAACCTTCAACTCAAACCTAAACATCTTTCGCGAACATTTACTCTACTTTCTTAAATACAAAGTAGCACGTCGCATTTAAAACCTTCAACTCAAACCAGAATATCTTTCGCGAACATTTGCTCCACTTTCTTAAATACAAAATGGCGCGTCGCATCTGAATTATTCTTTACTTCTATATCAATATAAAACAATTATATTTTTTGATGCATAATCTAATGTAGTTCTGTCACATAACGTTCCCGCAGTTTCCGTCGTATCCTATCTTTGATTCATTATATTTTTTAAGTTCATATATATGTAAATCTCAACCCTTTTAATCACGAGGATATGAAGGGAATTGTCGTGTTAGAAGAAGTTTCTCAAATTATTTGATACTTAATACTCTTAATCTCAACGGTTTTAATACTATTACATTTAACTATTTGATCAC includes:
- a CDS encoding inorganic diphosphatase, which translates into the protein MNKYLGQTVKIKIDRPLGSKHPKYDLFYPINYGYIEGTIAGDGEGIDAYILGEFEPLSEYEGKVIGIINRKNDNEDKLVLAKELNSYSKEQIQALTEFQERFFESDIITFDYIKKSIRNTVKALIKSEDKILVLEEVCKDETYYHLPGGGIEFLENNDDALKTS
- a CDS encoding GNAT family N-acetyltransferase → MIKYVNSKENIEKYEYNGFFVGWPKPPSGKMLKKILLNSNYTWLAIDDKEQRVVGFIYAITDGFISGYIPLLEVLPDYQGQGIGSKLVNLMLESLEKLYMIDLICDKDKISFYERFDMRENTGMSIRNYSNQSGE